TTGCTACGGAAATATTTAACCATGCGGGCCGCGAGTCTAAGGGCTCGCGACCTCGGAGCGAGGCGATTTGGCCGGCAAAGCAAGCTATGGCTGGCAACTACGATGCGATCGTAATTGGAACCGGGTTCGGAGGATCGGTGGCTGCCTGCAGGCTCGCGCAAGCCGGCTTGCGGATCTCGGTACTCGAACGAGGGCGCCGTTACGACATCCATGAATTCCCTCGCGACTGGAACAACCCACTCAATGGATGGCTCTGGGAAACCGGGCAGGGCCTGTTCGACGTAAAATCCCTTCAACAAATGACGGTGGTGCAGTCCGCCGGACTCGGTGGCGGGTCGCTAATCTACGCCAATGTTCATCTGCGAGCGCCTGAGGCCGTCTTCGCCCAGGGATGGCCCGCGGGGTATAGGCGGGCCGCGCTCGATCCTTACTACGATCTGGTCGCCTACATGCTCGACATTAACCCGATCACCAAATCGAGCCGGGGCCTGCCGACCAAAACTCGGTTCATGCGAGAAGTCGCGGACCAACTTCATCGCCTTGACCAATTCTGCTACCCGAATATCGCGGTCGACTTTGGGCCGGAAACTCCTCATCTGAATAAATTCGAG
Above is a window of Candidatus Binataceae bacterium DNA encoding:
- a CDS encoding GMC family oxidoreductase N-terminal domain-containing protein → MAGNYDAIVIGTGFGGSVAACRLAQAGLRISVLERGRRYDIHEFPRDWNNPLNGWLWETGQGLFDVKSLQQMTVVQSAGLGGGSLIYANVHLRAPEAVFAQGWPAGYRRAALDPYYDLVAYMLDINPITKSSRGLPTKTRFMREVADQLHRLDQFCYPNIAVDFGPETPHLNKFEAEQRGCHYCGECDIGCNFHAKNTLDFNYLKVARDFGADISTQCEATRIEPAVAGGYKVTYLEHAAGGRFASSKLVTYSCAREP